The Salvia miltiorrhiza cultivar Shanhuang (shh) chromosome 2, IMPLAD_Smil_shh, whole genome shotgun sequence DNA window AAGTAAGATTTTTTCGTCCCCCTTTGATGACCTAGTCGGGGTGTTTATATAGGAGACATCCAGTCGCTAGGGTTTTTACAGCCTGGCCCCATCAAAACCCTCATCCCTCCgattgttgcgatttggacgggatcatgaAGATTTCCCTCTGACTGCGTCAGCTTGGTGGAAGACGTCtttttagggtttgacggctgggcgaccttttttagggttttgacgGCTAGGTCTTATAACTTCGTCAATCCAGGTCGGCTATAACCCTTGGGCCGCATGCGATATATCCAGCTTGGTTGTGGATTTAAGTCGATCTATAGTTTTTCGGGCTAGACGGACCAGTCCGTTTGACTAGTTGGGCCTTTTAGGATTGTGCCAAACTGGCAAACTAGCTAGGTGGGCTTAGGCCGAATGCAGCCCGACTGTTTAGACAATTTGGACCTAAAGTGGATAGTCAACCTGGGTCGGTCCAGGTTGATACTGTGATAAGTATAACTTCACTTATTGGGCTAGACgacaagttttcttaagtaattgggccaaccTTGTTAATGATCCAAGTTGGTCCGAGGTTTGTCGGGCTGGATTGACCGGGCTGTTTAGGTCATTGGTCCAGCTTGGAAGGTTAATTGGacttgagccaagttgacgaattttgcccactacaatagcgtacatattatatgtatatgttgcaatatattatattgtatatatataatatatatatatatatatatatatatagggtgtggttctagagagaactgcattatttgtgagaacgggagaaccatcaaatctaatgcatccactgtaaaaattaatgcattcgctgttaaaattaatgcactaaaaaaataaaaaaaaaatgctcccttcaggattcgaacccaggatctgcattcatccaacaagatgatgcatccaccgtagatcttgatgatcgaatggctgaaattggttctccggtctttttttatttatggttctttcttgaacctctccatatatatatatatatatatatatatatatatatatatatatataatatttatattcttaagtttcaataaaattaattttaaattaagtttgaattgagacatgcacgtatatgtaaattataaacgggtccggtcattgatttactgtttgcataataaggcacaaattctataaactgattactttaaaacaaaatcttattttatgtctatcaaaataattaaaattttatttttattttttataaaataaatccatacattttatttatatagggaagaaaaatactccctccgtcccgcgagtcttgacacgttttcctttttgggccgtcccacgaatcttgacacgtttccttttttggcaataattattaccttctctcttctactttatcacctttattatattctctctcctattttatcacttttattatcttctctctcctactttatcaattttatactttattaattacacacttaaaacactaatctacaactccttaattcccgtgccgaacccaaacgtgtcaagactcgcgggacggagggagtatatttttcatttctgcaaactttatttgtttctgttcgtccattactataataataataataataataataataataataataataataataataataataataataataataataataataatatctattctataatacgattaggccttagcctacgtggcaggcctcaaattatttcttttcaatctcaatctccaacgtggcatttgagaatctAATCTacatattctcattctcacttttaaaacaaaagtcacgcctccctcttcctcaccccatcgccgccgtccctgaatccggtcggcgtcgtctcccccttcactgtctctctcttctctcaatccttttctctctctaaagtcgattgcacactcaaatcaAGCCTTAATTCCCCCCCTTAAActgcccgcctctctctccctctaaattcaggcgtcgccgccgtcctaagggcggcgttgctccgcctcatctctgactccctcttccattccttaattagttcgattttgtttccacttcttaaacccatgagaattctccattcgaagcaattaatacaagagccctaagatttctttttcctataacccgttgTCGTTCCTTCTTCTAGACTCCGGCGAAATAGTCGCCGCTGAGCTTGCGGTTTGTCCGCCGCTGAGCCCTGGAGTTCGTCCACCGTGCCGTCGAGCCCCACCCCACCGACGACTTCTCTGTTTTGATACCTCCATTTCCTGATTAGCCGTGATTCTTCCTACACACctatggtaagtattaaattagtttcctaatttaataacgcgtttcactattttaaatatagaatgattattattttagaaagaacaaattttggaaagaattttggcatctgctatcaagcgtgttgtgattgttgcatggaagcaatatgatttatcaactctgatgaggggtgaaatatgcaaggtcctaagatcaggacacatggctttgcttggaataccaaagatgagcagcagggagcaaagaagctgtgagaaataggcagaggaaaaagtccagagcagagttggcagagcaaagcttccagaacAGAGCTGCCAGAGTAGAGCTtctagagcagagcttccagagccaaagctaaccagagcagagctttctagagcagagggccagagtcaagttgccagagcagagatgccagagcagagctagccagagcagagatgccagagccagagctaatcagagcagagatgccagatcAAAGCTtctagagcagagcttccagagcagagctgccagagccagagctaaccagagcagagggccagagccaagttgccagagcagagctgccagagctaagtcattaaagtcagagccagagccaagtcgccagatccaaagtcagagctaagtcgttagagtcagagccagagccaaatcgccagatccagagtcagagctaagctattggagccagagcgtggagccacacgccagagacaattcgccagaaggcggagctacttagcagagcagagccaaagagtagaagtctgccccaaggaaggaaatacagggctactagacagagcgggatgatgaggacagaatccagctctgtaattaggggacaacgacctgacaagttataatctaataatagccttaattagtttaatggcgagcatgcagaatagatgaccaaacgaatttactactttaccccgactgtaatgcctataaatacctacgatgatgaaataaagcacacgctctctcttttactgctttaagaactcttctctttcctttctctttagagtttgaactaataaaattacatacataaataaaatatctaaattgttagagttatgttagttagatagttgacaattggagtcatggttgaatataatttcatatttgatgatgctctctcaaactctagatgagatgatgctcaaaactccagacgagatgatgctctttcaagttttagacgagatgattctctttcaagtttcagacaagatgatgctcagaagttagaggtgatctgtcaaatctgcgacgagatgatgcccacaacttggttggtcttaaaactccaaatgatacgatgttcgataaatcagttatggtcttttaaatatcaggcgagattattttcataattagttatgcttttagaagttcggaattatatgatactttcaattcaattatgatttttcaaactccatataaaattatggtcaaaaggaaaaataaaaaaaaaaattgaacaaaattaataaatcttgtaacaacaaatgcaacaaatcaatcctccatcatacctatgtcaaatttatatgtatttctactctttttttttcttacgcgtcaactttctataaaatttcatatgaaaactaatgggtatttttatgatctcaataaaattaataatttaattactaaaagttgttgagattaatataatttaaaatgtattactaatttaatttaatttaatttaattaattatataaataatttacatacaaaattattttatataattatcataagaataacataaaatatataaattacaagaaaatatgtactcgtcgaatttcgacgggtaatacactagtctTTTTTATAGTTTTAGAAGAGATGGTtctcaaaattcatttttgatcaGTCATACTCAAGACGATATATTATTAAAGAGTCAAATGCGTGTTTGTTAAACACCATAGGAGATGCACTCATAACTTAGTTTGACTCCAAACAATATGATATTCACAAGTTAGAAGTGGTAGCACTCAGCTAcagtctttcaagctccaaatgagtGACGCTTAGAACTCAACttcaatctatcaaattatgggcaatatgatgctcaaaagtcatTTATGATCTCTACACAAGATGATGCATGCTCACAAGTTAATGTTATCGTCTTACGAGCTCCAGATGAGATGCTGCTCACAAATCAATTCTTATATTTCAAACtgcagatgagatgatgctcaaaagtaaGTTACATTCTTTCAAATTCCAAATGATGATACTTATAAGTTAAATGTCATATTTTAAGCTTCAGACAAAATGATAATTAGAAGTTCGACGTACAAAAGTCAAATGAGATATTTCCAGCTATagacaagataatgctcaaaagtttCATATGGTCTTAAATTTTActtatcaattttaaaaaattatacttctATAAAtttagtaaattttttttatacacGATTAATAAGAAATACGATGTGTCAATCATCCATCATATACTATGTCAAATTAACATATATtgttttcttcttatttttctaaaatctccaaccccacatctatattttattaaatatcatcaaataaaaacttatataaaaaGACAATCTATTCTAACtatcaacaaaaaattaacatataactAATGAAAATTATTGAGAGTATTATAGTGTGAACTGTACTAccaatttaattttgttaattaatttttttatatataaaaaccCTGTCATATGATatgattataaataatatacaataaataattatgatgtaaaaaaaaatttcgtcgaTTTTCGACCGGTTACACAGTAGTTCTAGCAAAAAGAAATAAGTTCGCATTCCAATATGCTTCTAGTTCTAGATAATTTACGATAAGAAATACTCAAAGAATGAGATatagtaaaattataataaGAATAAAACAACATAAATTCAAATCGAGTCCTCCACTTCAAATcccataaaatattataaattcagGAGAAGATAAGATATAATAAACCTAATTTATGATTCCAGAAGTAGTAGGTTACCAGCAAATTTTGCATGAAATGAAATGCGTAAGAAATCAAATGCTCACAACAGCTCGTGAGAATATTAATATTCATTTCATTTGCATGAATCTTCATGATACAGCCAATCAACTCTTTTCAAACCACCACCTCAAAATCATGAAGATCGGATACGTGCTGAGTATGCCCATCGTGATTGCATTCCTTGACATTGGTACCTTAAGAAGTTGCTTCATCTAAAACATTCAAGAACGTAGAGTTAATTACATATATCGAGCAGACGTGTATTTGAAAATACAATGTGGAACGATCAGAGAATTTGAAATGAACAAAGTAAATCAACAACCGGTTTCACCTCGATAGGTTCTTTCCAGTGCTTCTGGATTCCTGATAGGGTACTTTCCCACAACAGCAACCACTATGTTATGCTTGCGTGCAACTTCTAGTAACTTGGTcgacatatatctatatatttacagccaaaaatatagaatataaaacaACCAAACATGCAATGTTACAAGGATAGAAAGCCTAGAATTGCAGAATGAAGAATTAGAACATTAATTCACAAGTGATGAAAACACTAACCGGTCACTCTCATGGAAAAAGGTTTCCGTTATAACAGGATATTTCTTGTTCATCGTTTGGATTATTAAATTGTCAATTTCACCATCATCCTTTGCCTTCAATAACATAAAGGAAAAATCGACTTTTTAACACTCATGTAACATCATTAAAACTGACCTCCCGACATAATATCTGTCAGTCTGATAAGGTAACTAAGTATACCTTGTCAAAGAGCTCTTCTGGGAGTCGAACagttaaatttataaaatgaaaGGCGTACAATTCCCAAAGAGATGTCTTCGCCCAATATCTCTGAAATGAAAtctaccaaaaaagaaagatgtgTTCAGACTAGAGCTTCAAAAATTAACATTGAAAACATAATATTTGTTCTGTGAATGATTTTCTGCCTATAGTCAACATAAGGAAAACTATCCACAGACAGAATATTAACACTATTCAAGATGCAAAAGCAATATGACTATGGAGAAGAAGCAGCAACCAGCAAGAGCAGAGCAAGCAAATTTGCCCAAATTGGGCCTCTTGTTACTTTTTATAACAGTTAAAAGATGAAGATAAGTAGCTTACTTCACGAGGTCGATCACCAAGTACGACCTTGCCACCATATTCCAGTGCCTCCTCATATGCCTCGCGATAAACATCACTGGCCTCACATTGACTATCATtctagaaaaaggaaaaaacaaacaaacaaacagaTTACAGATGAGTATCATTTTGTAAAGTTTATCTGGAATTTGTTGGAGAAGCCAAAAAAGATGTTTATCGAGTAAGTTGGGATAAATGAAATAGAATCATACCCTAACAAGGTACCACTTGTAGAGTCTCCAAAAGggattttgttttttcttcaacATATCCACCATTTCTCTGATGGTTGGCACCTACAAAACAAggattatttgtgaattgagTTGACAATTATTAGAAAGTCGGACAAGGGAAGGGTTCTTAACAAGTTAAGCCATTAGTTGCCCTTTTAAAAGCAATTGAGCCTCTTCAGCGACTCAGTTGATTCTCAAAATAGCCCAGCCAATTGAATATCGAGAAATAAGAGGCTTAGCTTTCATGGGGCATCTATTTCACTATCATGAAGTTGTCACCTGGTCTTATAGATTGGCAGCTTGGACTAAAAGCTCAAATTCACAAGCTCCTTTTACTAATTATCTTCTCGTCACTATTCAGCCGTATCACATTAAACACACAACGAGTAATGCAGGGTCAAGCAAGTAGTTCTAAGTTCTCTTACCTCACTCAAAGCTTGGATTTCACACATGTAGATCTTCAAAAATACCAAATAAGAACACACTACAGCTACAATTTCATGATTGTTTCTGACTAATTACTAGCACTAAATCCTACAGAAACTGAAAACAAATAGAAATACAGCCCAACCTCGACTTTTTGACACGTAAGGACATAATCGCGACTAGCGCACAACCCCAAGAAAACAACCTGCAGTAGATACATAAGCATAGCATTGTTATATTAGAGAGTGAGAAAGGACAACCAACACATAATTATACAGCAAAAATTAAGAGTAGTAGCGTGTGTGGCTTCtaaatttcaaaagaaaagcACCTGTGGCTTCAAGGATTGTATCACAGCCTGAACTTCTCGCCGCGATTCCTGAAAATGAAGAACGATTAACTTAAGCTATTGTGATTCAATAACAATCCCTAGCTGAACAATGCATAAGATTTGACTCAGAATTTTATAATCATGAACAATGTGAAGCAAATACaggaaaaaaaacaacaaattacCGCGTGTTTGTCGGCTCCGACTAAGTAAACGTCGCAGAAGCCGCCGTCCGCAGATGACTCGCACGTGAGCGTCGCCACAATCCTCGAGAGCGCCGGCGGCAGCATTTTCCTCTCATAGTTGTTGCGACGGTCACTAATCTTACCCGCCTCGCCGATGCTAGCAAAATTATCAATTCCTGGTGTCGCTGCGAGAGAATGGCGAGAGGATCTGAGCAACCGTTTCGCAtagggggcggcggcggcggcggcgaagcGAGCGGGTGAGAGGTTTGCCGATTTGAGACGGTTCAATCCGTACATATTTGGCTTATTCCAAGTTCTAATTTTGGAATCAGTAGAAATATGAGACTATGAGTGgctgttactccctccgtcccaccaatTGAATCCCTTATTCCATTTtaagatgtcccaaaaagatagtcaacttttctaattaatactatataaaaatattatttttactaaattaaccttatttaatgcttcacttaaatgtgaaaatgatgtgtgaaaataatgaataagggtataaaagataaaaatataaaaattaaatgcattttcttaatatgtgtgaaaagtgggaggggactaaaatggtgggacggagggagtatttattttgggATTCAGCTAGTTAGAAATGCTACATTACTTTTGagcacaaaataaaaaatgtataattaaaagataaaataaattaattaaaattatttaaatactattttaaaaataagtataCAAAAAGAGTATGGTAGGTGATCCATTAaattcctttatttatttaccaaaaaaacaaaaaaaaaatgaatatttttagTGGGATTTTCCACCATGAAAACTGAGATAGTTGTAATGGGTATGAGGGAGTATAATAAATTTTGTGACATCTCTCACTATTAATAAacttttttatagattatagaatTGTAAATAAATTAACCTTTCGTGAGTTAGTGGGCTTAAATAGTGGGAATTATCACATATAACCCTTTTCTCATAAAAACATCAGTTTTATAGCCCCACTTTATAATACATAAGTTAGACAAtcattttaagtttaaaagactataatatcctttaacttttttatattataatttaatatttaattttttattttatttaaataacacattttttattttacaattattttttcttatttctttcttcttcaacGTTTCTGCCTCAAAGATAGTGAGTTCCAACCGTTTGTCGGTGCCGCCGTCCAACCGTCGTCCGCATCGCCGCCGACCGTGTTGCCGTTTCCTCTGAACTCACTAATGTCCGTTCGCCGCATTGTGAGTTCCAGCAATGGTCGTTTGCAAGTTCCAGTAGTCGTCCACGTCGCCGTGTCCAGCCGCTGTCCGCATCGTCGTTTCCTTTGAACGTTGCCATGACTAAGTTTCGAGTTGTACCATGGCTGCCATGGTTGAGTTTCGAGCTCTACCATGGCTGCCATGGCTGTCAACCCATGAATCACTTTTCTCTTTAAATCACGTCTCTATTTTTCTACCCTAGAATCACGTCCCAATTCTCgtctatctctctctttctccactaaCCCATCGATCACCATTACTCGCATCCCGTCTCGTGCTGATCCCGTCGAAGCCGCATTGTTCAAACCCTCGCGTCCactactcgatcgagtactcgatcgacCATCGAGTACtacatcgagtagtgaagaacaatcttcAATTTTGCTCTTTTTCTCAAGATTTGTAATGATATGAAGCGTCTGCCAGTCTTAAATAACATGTTTATGCTAAATTCTatgaaaataaacatattaagtgtatttagCTATTTAACTTGAGTAAATAATTGAAGTGTAGTATATCTACTACATAAGagatagtgtggacttttattttgaaaatcaaATTATGTGTCACATGGTCAAATGAAATATGTAATACCGATAATGATTATCATGTATCATGTTTTATAATAGCCGAATATATTCACATTGATGTTACAAACAAGAAACGTGGATTGAaatcataataattaaaaaaaaaccatCATTGTTCTTCaatactcgatggagtactcgatggtgaacaccactgagtactccatcgagtagtgaagaacaatcttcAATTTTGCTCTTTTTCTCGAGATTTGTAATGATACAAAGCGTTCCACTGGTCTTAAATAACATGTTTTTGCTAAATTCAacgaaaaataaacatattaagtgtatttagCTATTACACttgagtaaatgattgaagtgtagtaTATCTACTAGATAAGAGATAGTGtggatttttattttgaaattcaaAATATGTGTCATATGTTCAATTGAAACATGTAATACCGAAGATGATTATCACAACTCGTGTTATATAGTAGTCAAATATACTCTTATAGACGTTACAAATAAGAAAcgtgggttgaaatcacaataattgataataaaaaaaaaatcatcattgttcttcactactcgatcgagtacttgatggtgaacgccatcgagtactccatcaagtagtgaagaacaatcttcaattttgcaatttttctctttatttttaatgatatgaaGCGTTCCGTCGATCTTAAGTAACGTGCTTATGCTAAATTCAAtgtaaaataaacatattaactATATTTAGCTATTACaatagagtaaatgattgaaatatagtatatctacttcataagacataatgtgaacttttattttcaaacttagaaTATGTGTCACGTGTTCAATTGAAACATGAATTTCCGGCAATGATTATcactaggggtgtaatcgaaccgagccgaaccgaataatggtgtgctcaagtttggtttgtttagtatcgaatcgaatcccgaactttacttaccgaatactttgaggctcgcgAGCGGCTCACGAacctaatcgagcctatacgaactttctaaatttatatttatattcaaaatattgattattttatttaaaataataaatatattaattattttcttatgacaaataaaattaattagagatttaatacaattattattaattttagtggataaatataagttgtatatactaataatttatatttttcaagttgaatcacttgacgaacatgttcacgagctaacgagccgaatactactaagctcaagtttggtttgtttatttatcgagcttctctaaacgaacttgaacgagcttttttcgagccgagctccgaatagttcgcgagcggcttggtttgtttacaccccTAATTATCACACACCGTGTTATATAATAGCCAAATATTCTTTCGTTAACATTACAAACAAGAAAcgtgggttgaaatcacaatacTTGATTAAAAACAcatcattgttcttcactactcgatcgagtactccatcaaGTAGTGAAAAATAATCTTCAATTTTGTTATTTCTctcgttatttttaatgatatgaaGTGTTATGTTgatcattgttcttcactacttgATGAAGTAATGGATGGAGAACGTCATCGAGTACCATGGATACTCGATCGTGTACTCGGTAGCACCATCGAGTGGTCGGTCTACTCGATGGACTACCGAGTACCGTAtcgaataataattttttttcattgtttaGAGTACAAACGACATAacattttatttgttaattaatccaaaaaaataatacaaaaaatattattattgttcaTTACTCAGTGGTGTACTCGGTGTACATCttccataattttcaattttacttattttctcGAAATTTGTAatcaaaattattttacatctaattattaacgAGTTATACGCTTGTGCAAATTATAATCGAACCatcaaatataataatcaaataaattatcatCCAATCATTAAATATTATAGCCAACCTTTCACGCACTCAAATCAATGTGTATAGTTACGCAATGAAATCCAACATTACAAATTGCAATAACCTACACATTACAAAACACATATTTAGcgaagaaaaaaagagaagaaaataaTTTCTGGCGAGTACACGATCAtgtactcgatggagtactcgagtACACGAtcgatcgagtactccatcgtgTACTCACGACAGACAACAGTTGGGCGGCGGATTGCAGCAGCAGGGGCTGGGCTTTAAGCCCTAGTTCGACGGCGGAGAAGGGGACTTCGGCGGCGGACAAGGGTCGGCGACGGGTGGGATGACAAGGGCTGGGCTTTGAGCCCTAGTTTGGTGGCGGAAAAGGGGGGCTTCGGCGGTGGCAGACGTTGACGGGGGCGTTTGTGCGCAAGCTGGGCTTCGACGACGATGGGGCGACGTGGGCGACAGTGTGAAGCGTGGCTGCGCTTCGACGGTGGCGACGGGTCGGACGGTGGAGCTGGGCGAGCGAATTCTTTTCGGCGAGCTATGGCTGTCAATTtcaattttgagagagagagaggaagagattGTTTGAATTTCTattatgtggaaaaaaaataaggaaGGGTATAATAGCATTTTCAGTAAAAAAGGGTTATGTAACTTGTGTATTGAAAAGTAgggctatataacttatatatttatgaaaCATAGCTATAAAAAGATTTGCCTCCCCTAAATACTTTAATTAGATtccatcaaaacaaaaaaaaatactttaattAGATATGCGAGAATGTGAGTGAGAGATAGTGGGTTTGTGAATGGATCATTTAATTCCTAAccttcatattaaaaatatttttgaaattgccattgaaaatcaatttgaaattgagaactccatttttaatatagtatagatatatttagatatattaaaagtattatttagatataaatatagtactatcattaactatatatttttttctccaAGTCGGCTTTTTTCAAATTACTTggataatttctttcattttgtgTTCCTTACCTTTCTCTTTATTatatggagtataattttttaattgttgaCTGGCAAAAGGTGTTCTGCTGCGTCTGTAGTTGGTATATGAAACAGTTGATCAAATATGGAACAAAGTGAAATTTTTGCTACTGGCCTCCCTCTG harbors:
- the LOC131012495 gene encoding uncharacterized protein LOC131012495, whose protein sequence is MYGLNRLKSANLSPARFAAAAAAPYAKRLLRSSRHSLAATPGIDNFASIGEAGKISDRRNNYERKMLPPALSRIVATLTCESSADGGFCDVYLVGADKHAESRREVQAVIQSLKPQVVFLGLCASRDYVLTCQKVEVPTIREMVDMLKKKQNPFWRLYKWYLVRNDSQCEASDVYREAYEEALEYGGKVVLGDRPREISFQRYWAKTSLWELYAFHFINLTVRLPEELFDKAKDDGEIDNLIIQTMNKKYPVITETFFHESDRYMSTKLLEVARKHNIVVAVVGKYPIRNPEALERTYRDEATS